A genomic region of Polyangia bacterium contains the following coding sequences:
- a CDS encoding thioredoxin domain-containing protein: MAQQAETGRHWGAAIWPLVTGLAVGFLVGRETGGGHATTAAGDLAPSKTADKSADSVPAGTKLPDKTYKAEGEFPAGWMKSADLATVSGLSFDGLTAPQKTTAMQAMNERNCECGCGMGSIGTCVKKDPNCPRSPNLAKLAIQMAKDGKPLPQILAAIDDKQKPAPGAAAPAAQAAPSGPRKIMFAAHNPRLGPKAAKVTIAEISDFQCPFCKRATPTVKEVEQKYSKDVAVVFVNQPLPFHEHAMEAALAFQAANRQGKAWELHDKMFDNNTQLERANLDKYAAEIGLNMARFKKDMDDPKLKDEIAQDQKLANSVGANGTPTFFINGRELVGAVPFSDFQAIIDEEIKKADALIKKGTPLKDVYQKLMEQAANSPPPAAAAAAPAAPEAKVDVKVGDAPIKGAASAPVTVLEFSDFQCPFCGRVTPTLKQIEDQYPGKVKIAFRNLPLPFHDKAHLAAEASLAANEQGKFWPYHDKLFANQQALDRPSLEKYAEDMGLNMTKFRAALDSGKFKDKVDADAKDAAAVGATGTPTFFVNGSRLVGAQPFDQFKTLIDAELKKK; the protein is encoded by the coding sequence ATGGCGCAGCAAGCAGAGACGGGTCGGCATTGGGGTGCCGCTATTTGGCCGCTTGTCACCGGGTTGGCCGTCGGGTTTCTGGTCGGCCGCGAAACCGGCGGCGGCCATGCGACGACGGCCGCCGGTGACTTGGCGCCATCCAAGACGGCGGACAAATCAGCGGACAGCGTGCCCGCCGGCACCAAGCTTCCCGACAAGACGTATAAAGCCGAAGGTGAGTTTCCCGCCGGCTGGATGAAGTCCGCCGATCTGGCGACGGTCTCCGGCCTGAGCTTCGACGGACTGACCGCCCCCCAGAAGACCACCGCCATGCAGGCGATGAACGAACGCAACTGCGAATGCGGCTGCGGAATGGGTTCGATCGGCACCTGCGTGAAGAAGGATCCCAACTGTCCGCGCAGTCCGAACCTGGCCAAGCTGGCCATCCAGATGGCCAAGGACGGCAAGCCGCTGCCGCAGATCCTGGCCGCCATCGACGACAAGCAAAAGCCAGCGCCAGGCGCCGCCGCGCCGGCCGCGCAAGCGGCGCCGTCGGGGCCGCGCAAGATCATGTTCGCCGCGCACAACCCGCGACTGGGGCCGAAGGCGGCCAAGGTGACCATCGCCGAGATCAGCGATTTCCAGTGCCCGTTCTGCAAGCGGGCCACGCCGACGGTGAAAGAGGTCGAGCAGAAGTACAGCAAGGACGTGGCGGTGGTGTTCGTGAACCAGCCGCTGCCGTTCCACGAGCACGCCATGGAGGCGGCGCTGGCCTTTCAGGCCGCCAACCGCCAGGGCAAGGCGTGGGAGCTGCACGACAAGATGTTCGACAACAACACCCAGCTTGAACGCGCCAACCTGGACAAGTACGCGGCCGAGATCGGCCTCAACATGGCCAGGTTCAAGAAGGACATGGACGATCCGAAGCTGAAAGACGAGATCGCCCAGGATCAGAAGCTGGCCAATTCGGTGGGCGCCAACGGCACGCCGACGTTCTTCATCAATGGACGCGAGCTGGTGGGCGCGGTTCCCTTCAGCGATTTCCAGGCAATCATCGACGAGGAGATCAAGAAGGCCGACGCCTTGATCAAGAAGGGCACACCGCTCAAGGACGTCTATCAAAAGCTGATGGAGCAGGCGGCGAACAGTCCGCCACCCGCAGCCGCTGCAGCGGCACCGGCGGCGCCGGAGGCCAAGGTTGACGTCAAGGTCGGCGACGCGCCGATCAAGGGCGCGGCCTCGGCGCCCGTGACGGTGCTGGAGTTCTCCGACTTCCAGTGTCCGTTCTGCGGCCGCGTCACCCCGACGTTAAAGCAGATCGAGGATCAGTATCCGGGCAAGGTGAAGATCGCCTTTCGCAACTTGCCGCTGCCGTTTCACGACAAGGCGCACCTGGCCGCCGAGGCGTCGTTGGCCGCCAATGAGCAGGGCAAGTTCTGGCCGTACCACGACAAGCTGTTCGCCAACCAGCAAGCGCTGGATCGCCCGTCGCTGGAAAAGTATGCCGAGGACATGGGCCTCAACATGACCAAGTTCCGCGCCGCCCTGGACAGCGGCAAGTTCAAGGACAAGGTCGACGCCGACGCCAAGGACGCCGCCGCCGTCGGCGCCACCGGCACGCCCACGTTCTTCGTCAACGGCTCGCGCCTGGTCGGGGCGCAACCCTTCGATCAGTTCAAGACCCTGATCGACGCCGAGCTGAAGAAGAAGTAA